A region of Thermosinus carboxydivorans Nor1 DNA encodes the following proteins:
- a CDS encoding DMT family transporter has product MEPEPMAQAGGVSRRVVADLSLLFVTLIWGTTFVVVKNALADIGPYWFVGIRFGLAFLFLAVLYHRRLVAAWRGHVRLAGLIGLVLFSGFSLQTIGLKYTTAANSGFITGLSVVLVPVIGRFWGQKGPGPATVAGIISAVIGLGLLTLSNDFRLNTGDVLTLLAAVAFGTHIVMVGQYASKGDAVVLAILQIGAVAVAGLVGGLAFEPTPTNFSREVWIALAVTAIPATAVALVVQNTMQRFTTATRTAIIFAMEPVFAGLAAYLLLGEILTVKQLIGCALIVAGMLISELG; this is encoded by the coding sequence ATGGAGCCGGAACCAATGGCGCAGGCCGGTGGCGTCAGCAGGCGCGTAGTAGCCGACCTGTCGCTGCTTTTTGTTACTTTGATCTGGGGAACTACTTTTGTCGTGGTAAAGAACGCGCTAGCCGATATCGGCCCCTATTGGTTTGTGGGCATCCGGTTCGGCCTGGCTTTTTTGTTTTTGGCGGTGCTGTATCACCGGCGGCTGGTGGCCGCCTGGCGGGGCCATGTCCGCCTCGCCGGTCTTATCGGTTTGGTCCTGTTTAGCGGTTTTTCATTGCAGACGATTGGTCTAAAGTACACGACAGCAGCCAATTCCGGCTTTATTACCGGCCTTTCCGTCGTTCTTGTTCCCGTTATCGGCCGCTTCTGGGGGCAAAAGGGCCCTGGGCCGGCGACCGTGGCGGGGATTATAAGTGCTGTTATCGGTCTTGGATTGCTCACGCTCAGCAATGATTTCCGGCTAAATACCGGTGACGTTCTTACTTTGTTGGCCGCCGTGGCATTCGGCACCCACATCGTCATGGTCGGGCAATATGCCTCGAAGGGTGATGCCGTTGTTTTGGCCATTCTTCAAATCGGTGCCGTTGCTGTCGCCGGGCTGGTCGGCGGTTTGGCCTTCGAGCCGACGCCGACTAATTTTAGTCGCGAGGTCTGGATTGCCCTGGCGGTGACCGCCATCCCGGCTACAGCGGTAGCGCTTGTTGTGCAGAATACCATGCAGCGTTTTACCACCGCTACGCGGACGGCGATTATTTTTGCCATGGAGCCTGTTTTCGCCGGCTTGGCGGCCTATCTGCTACTCGGAGAAATACTGACGGTGAAGCAATTAATCGGCTGCGCGCTCATCGTAGCTGGCATGCTTATCAGTGAATTAGGTTAG
- a CDS encoding MFS transporter, giving the protein MDIVSRLEQVPVSKFHYKLLVATGLGWMFDAMDTGLIAFVLPALAKAWGLSPAQMGYIGSAGLVGMAVGAVLSGFAADRFGRKKVFAATLLLYSIATGLCGLAWDFASLLVFRFLVGFGLGGELPVAATLMTEYSPPAARGKFIVLLESFWGLGWLAAALIAYLFIPYYGWQAAFFIGALPALYVFVIRLAVPESVRYLLDKGRLDEAHTIVSSLEAAAGVTASFVPTAPKVRTVRQVMFAELWAPPFLRRTAMLWLLWFGIVYSYYGIFTWLPSLMTAQGFTIIKSFEYVLIMTMAQLPGYFSAAYLVDRIGRKATLALFLAASAAAAFGFGYANAPWALIVWGSLMSFFNLGAWGVVYTYTPELYPTRIRAFGSGWAAAVGRFGGILAPAIVGYMLGGGAAFAGVFTMFTATMLFIAAIVLVLGEETRQKSLDEISD; this is encoded by the coding sequence GTGGATATTGTGAGCCGTTTGGAACAAGTGCCTGTTAGCAAGTTTCATTATAAGCTGCTGGTAGCGACCGGCCTTGGCTGGATGTTCGACGCCATGGATACCGGCCTTATCGCTTTTGTCTTGCCGGCGCTCGCTAAGGCCTGGGGGCTGTCGCCCGCCCAGATGGGGTATATCGGCAGCGCCGGACTTGTCGGCATGGCGGTGGGGGCGGTATTGTCCGGGTTTGCCGCCGACCGGTTTGGCCGGAAGAAAGTTTTTGCCGCAACGCTGCTGCTTTATAGTATTGCCACCGGGCTGTGCGGTTTGGCCTGGGATTTTGCATCACTACTGGTTTTCCGTTTTTTGGTTGGGTTTGGCCTGGGCGGTGAATTGCCGGTAGCGGCGACGTTGATGACCGAATACTCGCCGCCGGCGGCGCGGGGTAAGTTTATCGTTTTACTGGAAAGTTTCTGGGGACTCGGGTGGCTGGCGGCGGCCCTCATCGCCTATCTGTTTATTCCCTATTACGGTTGGCAGGCCGCTTTCTTCATTGGCGCTTTGCCCGCCTTGTATGTTTTTGTCATCCGGTTAGCGGTGCCGGAATCGGTGCGGTATCTTCTGGACAAAGGACGGCTGGACGAAGCCCATACAATCGTCAGCAGCCTTGAAGCGGCGGCCGGCGTGACAGCGTCCTTTGTCCCGACGGCACCGAAAGTGCGGACGGTTCGGCAAGTAATGTTTGCCGAACTGTGGGCGCCGCCTTTCTTACGGCGTACTGCCATGCTTTGGCTGCTGTGGTTCGGCATTGTTTACTCTTACTATGGCATTTTTACCTGGCTGCCATCGCTGATGACGGCCCAGGGATTTACCATTATCAAAAGTTTTGAGTATGTGCTGATAATGACCATGGCTCAGCTGCCTGGCTATTTCAGCGCCGCTTATTTGGTTGATCGTATCGGCCGCAAGGCGACACTGGCGCTATTTCTGGCAGCCAGCGCCGCCGCCGCTTTTGGTTTCGGCTATGCCAATGCCCCCTGGGCACTAATCGTGTGGGGGAGCCTGATGTCTTTCTTCAATTTGGGCGCATGGGGAGTAGTATATACTTATACACCGGAGCTTTATCCAACCCGCATTCGCGCTTTTGGCTCGGGCTGGGCGGCGGCCGTCGGCCGGTTTGGCGGCATCCTGGCGCCCGCCATTGTCGGCTATATGCTGGGGGGAGGCGCCGCTTTCGCCGGAGTTTTCACGATGTTCACGGCTACCATGCTGTTTATTGCCGCTATTGTTTTAGTGTTGGGCGAAGAAACCCGCCAGAAATCGCTTGATGAGATTAGTGATTAG
- a CDS encoding zinc ribbon domain-containing protein produces MITTISFIIGFIAAYWVYNDARSRGHELGTALLWSLGTLAMLIVFLPLYLLIGRKQAMKNTKRQEPVIDVEATPVNDQIHCPMCGAKVKEDYKVCPYCGYTLKPKCEACGRELSREWRTCPYCQTPAAPK; encoded by the coding sequence GTGATTACAACTATTTCGTTTATCATCGGTTTTATTGCTGCTTACTGGGTATATAATGACGCCAGAAGTCGCGGGCATGAACTGGGCACGGCTTTGCTATGGTCCCTGGGAACGCTGGCCATGCTTATTGTTTTCCTCCCGTTGTACCTGCTCATCGGTCGAAAGCAAGCCATGAAAAATACTAAGCGCCAAGAGCCGGTTATTGATGTGGAGGCTACGCCGGTAAACGACCAGATCCATTGCCCGATGTGCGGCGCCAAGGTCAAGGAAGATTATAAGGTTTGTCCTTACTGCGGTTATACGCTCAAGCCCAAGTGTGAAGCATGCGGCCGTGAACTCAGCCGTGAATGGCGCACTTGCCCCTACTGCCAGACGCCGGCTGCCCCCAAGTGA
- a CDS encoding homocysteine synthase: MHLPDNLKIATLAVHGGQTPDPTTGARAVPIYQSTSYNFRDSDHAAALFALKETGNIYTRIMNPTTDVLEKRMAALEGGVGAVAFASGHAAIAAAILNIAEAGDEIVSSSALYGGTYNLFLYTLPRLGITVKLVDPSDPENFRKAITPRTKAVYGEIIGNPGLGVLDIEKVAAIAHENAIPLIVDNTFATPYLCRPFDFGADIVVHSATKFIGGHGTTMGGIVVDGGKFDWAAGNFPLLNEPDPSYHNLRYSREFGPMAFIIRLRVQVLRDLGACISPFNSFLLLQGLETLHLRMARHSENAQTVAEYLAAHDQVAWVNYPGLPSHPQHDLAQKYLAKGAGAILTFGIKGGLAAGKKFIDSLKLLSLLANVGDAKSLVIHPASTTHSQLTSEQRASAGVPDDMIRLSIGIEDVSDIIYDLEQALAAAKAL, translated from the coding sequence ATGCATTTGCCAGACAACCTGAAAATTGCCACTTTGGCCGTTCATGGCGGCCAGACTCCCGATCCCACCACCGGGGCCCGGGCTGTGCCTATCTATCAGTCGACTTCTTACAATTTCCGCGACAGCGATCATGCCGCTGCTTTGTTTGCCTTGAAAGAAACGGGCAATATTTATACGCGGATAATGAACCCGACAACCGACGTATTGGAAAAACGTATGGCCGCCTTGGAAGGCGGGGTGGGCGCGGTGGCTTTCGCCTCCGGTCATGCGGCGATCGCTGCTGCCATTTTGAACATTGCCGAAGCCGGTGACGAAATTGTTAGTTCCTCCGCGCTTTATGGCGGAACGTATAACCTTTTTCTGTATACTCTGCCCAGGCTGGGTATAACCGTTAAATTGGTAGACCCCAGCGACCCGGAAAATTTCCGGAAAGCCATCACACCAAGGACTAAAGCTGTCTATGGGGAAATTATCGGCAATCCCGGGCTTGGGGTACTGGATATTGAAAAAGTCGCCGCTATAGCCCATGAGAACGCTATACCGCTGATTGTTGACAACACTTTTGCTACTCCGTATTTATGCCGACCTTTCGATTTTGGTGCCGATATCGTAGTCCATTCGGCAACGAAATTTATCGGCGGTCATGGTACGACAATGGGCGGTATCGTCGTCGACGGCGGTAAGTTTGACTGGGCCGCAGGCAACTTTCCGTTATTGAATGAGCCTGATCCCAGTTATCATAACTTGCGCTATTCCCGGGAGTTTGGCCCCATGGCCTTTATTATCCGCCTGCGGGTGCAAGTTTTACGCGACCTTGGCGCCTGCATCAGCCCTTTTAATAGTTTTCTGCTACTTCAGGGACTGGAAACGCTGCACTTACGGATGGCCCGCCACAGTGAGAATGCCCAGACTGTGGCAGAATACCTTGCCGCACATGATCAGGTAGCGTGGGTCAACTATCCCGGTCTTCCTAGCCACCCGCAGCATGACTTGGCGCAAAAGTACCTGGCAAAGGGTGCGGGAGCCATCCTGACGTTCGGCATAAAAGGCGGTCTTGCGGCTGGCAAAAAGTTTATTGACAGCCTTAAGTTGCTTTCCTTGCTCGCTAACGTTGGCGACGCCAAATCACTGGTTATTCATCCCGCCAGCACCACTCATTCGCAGCTTACATCTGAGCAGCGCGCCAGTGCGGGAGTGCCGGATGACATGATCCGTCTTTCCATAGGAATTGAAGACGTAAGCGACATAATTTACGACCTTGAGCAGGCTCTGGCGGCGGCCAAGGCGCTTTAG
- the metX gene encoding homoserine O-acetyltransferase MetX, giving the protein MRPFLKYAKVADPDNPLVLTMGGTLTDVTVAYETYGTLSPNRDNVILVTHALTGDSHVAAHDDKDEKGWWDALVGPGRPIDTNRFFVICSNVLGGCRGTTGPSSPDPATGRPYGMRFPVITIRDMVHVQKRLLEQLGIYRLVLVIGGSMGGMQALEWGVTYPEFMDGIIAIAAPGYSSAQSIAYNKVAREAVMLDPAWRQGDYYGGPGPQTGLSIARGLGMITYQSEPSMAAKFGRRMRGGQFEVENYLDYQGISLVRRFDANSYLYLLRALDLHDLGAGYASYEAALARIEARVLIVGVSSDILYPAYQQQELVEVLRRLGKAARYAQIDSPHGHDGFLIDFDALSPVLSDFINTIAPPVRLPWAQSFFRASSLAYFGARLVPEF; this is encoded by the coding sequence TTGCGTCCATTTCTTAAGTATGCGAAAGTGGCTGACCCTGACAATCCTCTCGTACTGACCATGGGTGGAACACTAACCGATGTTACCGTGGCTTATGAAACTTACGGGACACTATCGCCTAACCGGGACAACGTAATTTTGGTGACCCACGCCCTTACTGGCGACAGCCATGTGGCGGCCCACGACGACAAGGACGAAAAAGGTTGGTGGGATGCATTGGTAGGACCGGGACGGCCGATAGACACCAACCGTTTCTTCGTTATTTGTTCCAATGTTCTGGGCGGATGCCGGGGAACGACGGGGCCGTCCTCGCCGGACCCGGCGACCGGGCGGCCGTACGGCATGCGGTTTCCCGTCATTACCATACGGGACATGGTCCATGTCCAGAAACGGCTGTTGGAGCAACTTGGCATTTACCGGCTGGTCTTGGTAATCGGAGGATCCATGGGCGGAATGCAGGCTTTGGAATGGGGGGTCACTTATCCCGAGTTTATGGATGGTATAATAGCCATTGCGGCTCCCGGTTATTCTTCCGCCCAGTCCATAGCTTACAATAAAGTGGCGAGGGAAGCGGTGATGCTCGACCCGGCCTGGCGGCAGGGTGATTATTATGGTGGTCCCGGTCCGCAAACCGGCCTGTCGATCGCCCGCGGCCTGGGGATGATTACCTACCAAAGCGAGCCGTCAATGGCCGCTAAGTTTGGCAGGAGAATGCGTGGCGGTCAGTTCGAAGTGGAAAACTACCTTGACTACCAAGGGATTAGCTTGGTACGTCGGTTTGACGCCAACTCCTACCTTTATTTGCTCAGAGCCCTTGACCTTCATGACCTTGGTGCCGGTTATGCGTCTTATGAGGCAGCCCTGGCCAGGATTGAAGCTCGTGTTTTAATCGTAGGGGTGAGTTCCGACATTTTGTATCCGGCTTATCAGCAACAGGAGCTGGTTGAAGTCCTGCGCCGCCTCGGCAAGGCGGCGCGGTATGCCCAGATTGACAGTCCCCACGGACATGACGGGTTTTTGATTGATTTTGATGCGTTAAGCCCTGTTTTGTCGGACTTTATCAATACGATAGCGCCGCCGGTCCGCTTGCCCTGGGCACAGTCTTTTTTCAGGGCATCAAGTCTGGCCTATTTTGGCGCCCGGCTGGTTCCCGAGTTTTAA
- a CDS encoding Hsp20/alpha crystallin family protein has protein sequence MFLLPHRNGNLPATPRDYFNQIMRSFFDHDFLAPFENIAAMTGSFRVDLRETDNEYIIEADLPGVKKEDITLRYENNYLTIAAQRNETQEVKEENYVRKERRFGQLQRSFYVDNVIEDQINAKFTDGVLTITLPKKDKNERKRSNIPIQ, from the coding sequence ATGTTTTTGTTACCGCACCGCAATGGCAATTTGCCTGCCACCCCACGCGACTATTTTAATCAAATTATGCGGAGCTTCTTTGACCACGACTTTTTAGCACCTTTTGAAAACATTGCTGCCATGACAGGCTCTTTTCGCGTCGACCTTCGGGAAACGGATAACGAATATATTATCGAAGCGGACTTACCGGGGGTTAAGAAGGAAGATATTACCCTGCGTTATGAAAATAATTATTTGACCATCGCGGCCCAACGCAATGAAACCCAGGAAGTAAAAGAAGAAAACTATGTGCGGAAAGAACGACGGTTTGGACAGCTCCAGCGGAGCTTCTATGTCGATAATGTAATTGAAGACCAAATAAACGCTAAATTTACCGACGGTGTCCTTACCATTACCCTGCCTAAGAAAGACAAGAACGAAAGAAAAAGGAGCAACATCCCAATTCAGTAA
- a CDS encoding MFS transporter translates to MPQNAFTVIALDNAEWAAQVRQVKRRRWIIWAPLALAFLIVYFHRVATGVVSDSLMRDFNIARASELGVLSSIYFYTYAALQVPAGIAADRFGPRRTITISAAVMACGAFAFGWAPDLPFLYAARFIIGLGVSFVYINIVKIYADWFLTREFGTMSGLSAFIGMAGSLLAATPLAIMVEAVGWRISFYIIGVATAVVAVYCWLVVRDRPTDLGWPSIAEIESREGTVMPADGESCASITDSLRTVWANWYTWPPFLASACMYGVFMALAGVWGVPYFMQVYGMTRIAAANYAAALSLGYMLIGPLLGYLSDRSRCRRWPYVLGAVLILAGCLAIAVWNGGHPPGWALFSILFIIGAGASAVSLTLACAKEVNPPAMTGMATGTANVGAFVGAALIQPLFGWMLDRRWQGIIEDGVKVYPLEAYQGALWLCAAVLAAGLVFAVLIKETHCANIAHRVIARRSDI, encoded by the coding sequence ATGCCGCAAAACGCTTTTACGGTGATTGCCTTGGATAATGCGGAATGGGCGGCTCAGGTACGGCAGGTTAAGCGACGCCGCTGGATTATTTGGGCGCCATTGGCTTTGGCCTTTTTAATCGTATATTTTCACCGGGTGGCGACAGGCGTCGTTTCCGACAGCTTGATGCGCGATTTTAATATTGCCCGCGCGTCAGAGCTGGGCGTGCTTTCGTCCATCTATTTTTATACTTATGCGGCACTGCAGGTACCGGCCGGAATTGCGGCAGACCGTTTCGGTCCACGCCGGACAATTACCATTTCGGCGGCGGTAATGGCTTGTGGCGCTTTTGCTTTTGGCTGGGCACCCGACCTGCCTTTTTTATATGCTGCCCGGTTTATAATCGGGTTAGGCGTTTCGTTTGTTTATATAAATATTGTAAAGATTTACGCCGATTGGTTTCTAACCCGCGAATTCGGCACCATGTCCGGGCTGTCGGCCTTTATCGGCATGGCCGGTTCGCTATTGGCCGCGACGCCGCTGGCCATCATGGTGGAAGCGGTAGGGTGGCGAATTTCCTTTTATATTATTGGCGTCGCTACCGCCGTAGTAGCCGTTTACTGTTGGTTAGTGGTGCGGGACCGGCCCACGGACCTGGGGTGGCCGTCGATTGCTGAGATCGAAAGCCGCGAAGGTACGGTGATGCCGGCGGATGGCGAGTCTTGTGCCAGCATTACCGATAGTCTGCGGACGGTGTGGGCTAATTGGTATACTTGGCCACCGTTTCTGGCCTCGGCCTGCATGTATGGCGTTTTTATGGCGCTGGCCGGCGTATGGGGCGTCCCTTATTTTATGCAAGTTTATGGCATGACGCGAATAGCAGCCGCCAATTATGCAGCTGCCCTGTCCTTAGGTTATATGCTGATCGGACCGCTGCTCGGCTACCTGTCCGACCGGAGCCGCTGCCGCCGCTGGCCTTATGTGCTCGGCGCGGTTCTTATTTTAGCAGGCTGTCTGGCGATTGCCGTCTGGAACGGTGGCCACCCGCCCGGATGGGCCCTCTTTTCCATCCTGTTCATCATCGGCGCCGGCGCTTCCGCCGTCAGTCTGACCTTAGCCTGCGCCAAAGAAGTTAATCCGCCGGCTATGACGGGAATGGCGACCGGCACGGCTAACGTCGGGGCCTTTGTCGGGGCGGCGCTAATTCAGCCGCTGTTTGGCTGGATGCTTGACCGGCGCTGGCAGGGAATTATCGAGGATGGCGTAAAAGTATATCCCCTCGAAGCCTATCAGGGCGCTTTGTGGCTCTGTGCCGCCGTATTGGCCGCCGGTCTGGTTTTCGCGGTTTTGATCAAAGAAACGCACTGCGCCAATATTGCCCATCGGGTCATTGCCAGGCGCAGTGATATATAG
- a CDS encoding DUF3842 family protein encodes MRIAVVDGMGGGLGVQLVTQIISQLGDKAEVIALGTNAMATNNMVRAGAARGATGENAVRVTLRKADIVVGPIGIVIPNALMGEITPGIAEAVASCDARKILIPVSQNHFDIVGLENRPLVILIKEAAAKVCELVQEKEEA; translated from the coding sequence ATGCGTATAGCGGTAGTAGACGGCATGGGCGGCGGCCTTGGCGTCCAGCTTGTCACGCAGATTATATCCCAGCTGGGGGATAAAGCGGAAGTAATTGCCCTTGGCACTAATGCCATGGCTACCAACAACATGGTACGGGCCGGCGCAGCCCGCGGGGCAACCGGCGAAAATGCGGTCAGGGTTACCTTGCGCAAGGCCGATATTGTCGTCGGGCCGATTGGGATTGTTATTCCCAATGCTCTTATGGGGGAAATAACTCCCGGTATCGCCGAAGCGGTCGCATCCTGCGATGCGCGTAAAATTTTAATCCCCGTTAGTCAAAACCACTTTGATATCGTCGGCCTGGAAAACCGTCCGCTGGTAATCCTGATTAAAGAAGCGGCGGCCAAGGTGTGCGAATTGGTACAGGAGAAAGAGGAAGCCTGA
- a CDS encoding acyl-CoA thioesterase, which produces MVTVRDKVRFVETDMMGVVHHSNYFRWFEMGRVEYLRQAGIYLLDLMDQGILFPITDVSCQYRASARFDDYILIETELVEVSRVKMVFAYRVVREADGVLLATGRTQNVFTDQNGKIIRLPQAIYAKLAQAAQRHIE; this is translated from the coding sequence ATGGTTACGGTAAGAGATAAGGTACGGTTTGTGGAAACAGATATGATGGGAGTTGTCCACCACTCGAACTATTTTCGCTGGTTTGAGATGGGACGGGTGGAATATCTGCGGCAGGCGGGTATTTACCTGCTTGATCTCATGGACCAAGGTATCCTGTTTCCGATTACCGATGTCAGTTGTCAATACCGTGCCTCGGCCCGGTTTGACGATTACATACTTATTGAAACAGAGCTAGTCGAGGTTTCCCGCGTCAAGATGGTATTTGCGTATCGTGTCGTGCGCGAAGCAGACGGGGTGCTGCTGGCGACTGGCCGTACGCAAAACGTTTTTACCGACCAAAACGGCAAAATTATCCGTCTGCCACAGGCGATTTACGCCAAATTGGCGCAAGCGGCTCAGCGCCACATAGAATAA
- the murI gene encoding glutamate racemase, whose translation MGDNWPIGVCDSGIGGLTVVKELLELMPDEHFIYFGDTARIPYGDRPPAEILTFMRQILRFFTEQKVKMVVVACNTMTAVGLDMAWREFPFPVVGVNTGIRSALAASRSGRIGVIATQATVASGLHERTAKAIDAKAVVALQACPKLVPLIEREQLEGPAVEAAVAEYLRPLRDAGVDALILGCTHYPFISPVISRYLGPAVTIVNPARETALDAVSLLAEYDLRGNGPGSVRFCFSADLERARRLAARIIPGPLPAFEKVDMATMPDV comes from the coding sequence ATGGGCGACAATTGGCCGATTGGCGTATGTGATTCTGGAATTGGCGGGCTGACGGTAGTCAAAGAGTTATTGGAACTGATGCCTGACGAGCACTTTATCTATTTCGGCGATACGGCCCGCATACCCTACGGTGATCGTCCGCCGGCGGAAATCTTGACCTTTATGCGACAAATTTTGCGGTTTTTTACGGAACAAAAGGTAAAGATGGTAGTAGTAGCCTGCAATACTATGACCGCGGTTGGCCTCGATATGGCTTGGCGCGAGTTTCCCTTTCCGGTGGTGGGGGTCAATACCGGCATACGGTCGGCGTTGGCGGCCAGCCGGAGCGGACGGATCGGCGTCATCGCCACCCAAGCGACGGTGGCCAGTGGCCTGCACGAGCGGACGGCCAAGGCCATTGATGCCAAGGCCGTTGTCGCTCTTCAAGCCTGTCCCAAGCTGGTGCCGTTAATCGAACGGGAACAACTGGAAGGTCCGGCAGTGGAAGCGGCAGTGGCCGAGTATCTTCGGCCGCTCCGGGATGCAGGCGTGGATGCGCTTATTCTTGGCTGTACCCATTATCCGTTTATTAGCCCCGTTATTAGCCGTTATCTGGGACCGGCGGTAACCATTGTCAATCCGGCTCGGGAAACGGCTCTCGATGCTGTCAGCCTGCTGGCTGAGTATGACCTACGAGGCAATGGACCAGGTTCGGTGCGGTTTTGTTTTTCCGCTGACCTGGAACGGGCCAGACGGCTGGCGGCCCGCATTATCCCCGGGCCGCTTCCTGCCTTTGAAAAAGTTGACATGGCGACTATGCCTGACGTCTAA
- a CDS encoding coenzyme F420-0:L-glutamate ligase translates to MAELKLEPVRTRILTPKDNIVDIIEEYAKDRVGPGDVVSVAESVVAITQGRITRPEELNPGFLARIMCRFVPQKGSLSSIYGMQAAMNHEGEWRVFFAMIIGMLAKLVGKSGVFYQLAGEQAALIDDVTGTMPPFDKHIVYGPANPSGVAEEIKKRLGCYGAAVADVNDLKRAAVLGVTEGLDPKRLAQILIDNPFGNASEQTPIVIIKNYAEVEARTPAAG, encoded by the coding sequence ATGGCGGAACTAAAATTGGAGCCGGTGCGCACGCGCATTTTGACTCCCAAAGACAATATTGTGGATATCATTGAAGAATATGCTAAAGACCGGGTAGGACCGGGCGATGTTGTTTCTGTGGCCGAAAGCGTCGTCGCCATTACCCAAGGGCGTATCACCCGTCCGGAAGAACTCAACCCAGGTTTTTTGGCGCGGATTATGTGCCGGTTTGTGCCGCAGAAAGGAAGCCTGTCCAGTATTTATGGCATGCAGGCAGCCATGAACCATGAGGGTGAGTGGCGCGTATTTTTCGCCATGATTATCGGCATGCTGGCCAAACTGGTCGGCAAGAGCGGCGTGTTTTACCAACTGGCCGGTGAGCAGGCGGCGCTGATTGATGATGTAACCGGGACGATGCCGCCATTTGACAAACATATTGTGTATGGGCCGGCCAATCCGAGCGGGGTAGCGGAAGAGATTAAAAAGCGGCTGGGCTGCTATGGCGCAGCAGTGGCCGATGTCAACGACCTGAAACGCGCGGCCGTGCTGGGCGTTACCGAAGGGCTTGACCCCAAGCGCCTGGCGCAGATCCTTATTGATAATCCCTTTGGCAATGCGTCAGAGCAGACACCGATCGTGATTATCAAGAACTATGCCGAGGTGGAGGCTCGCACGCCGGCGGCAGGTTAA